The Pseudomonas kermanshahensis genome includes a window with the following:
- a CDS encoding PAS domain-containing sensor histidine kinase — protein sequence MQPVTQASYEQLQARVAELETLLAQRGDIAQANNNLLGELVDNSLANVFAADRKMRLLAINRTARETFQRWRGFVPQIGDYIPQFLANQPDIMGRLAPVWPRLLAGEAFIDTIALGPPDALRHYEIRYHPLLDAQQRIQGGYMFAYDITERIAEQERLHQTEEALRQSQKMEAVGQLTGGIAHDFNNLLGSILGALELAEQRLRQHRVSDTARLLEVGKNSALRAASLVQRLLAFSRQQTLLPQPVDVQRLVAGMHDLIRSSIDAHIDLQDRTLAGQWSIRIDPQQLENALLNLCINARDAMPLGGTLRIGCENAELDDEQARRLDVPPGQFLHIRVDDTGMGMSKDVMQRALDPFFTTKPMGQGTGLGLSMVYGFVRQSGGQLRIDSTPGQGTSVHLYLPRNESTTPEHPCAAPENTDARPVHRPHRIMLVEDQATLRLVLGEVLKELGHEVQVFEDGRSALQALQHSPLPDLLITDVGLPGGIDGNQLAEAYRGLANEAPVILITGYDIASSMARGWPAERTEVLSKPFELKALGERIDRLLGVDAHLR from the coding sequence ATGCAGCCAGTCACGCAAGCTTCCTACGAGCAACTGCAGGCACGTGTCGCAGAGCTTGAAACCCTGCTGGCCCAGCGCGGTGACATTGCGCAGGCAAACAACAATCTGCTCGGCGAACTGGTCGATAACAGCTTGGCCAACGTATTTGCAGCCGACCGCAAAATGCGCCTGTTGGCGATCAATCGCACAGCCCGCGAAACCTTCCAGCGGTGGCGCGGTTTTGTGCCGCAGATCGGCGATTACATCCCGCAGTTTCTGGCCAACCAACCGGACATCATGGGCCGCTTGGCCCCGGTGTGGCCGCGCCTGCTGGCCGGCGAAGCGTTCATCGACACCATCGCCCTCGGGCCACCTGACGCCCTGCGCCACTATGAAATCCGCTACCACCCGCTGCTCGACGCGCAGCAGCGCATCCAGGGCGGCTATATGTTCGCCTACGACATTACCGAGCGCATTGCCGAGCAGGAACGCCTGCACCAAACCGAAGAGGCGCTGCGCCAATCACAGAAAATGGAAGCGGTCGGCCAATTGACCGGTGGCATTGCCCATGACTTCAACAACCTGCTTGGCAGCATCCTCGGCGCACTGGAGCTGGCCGAGCAACGCCTGAGGCAGCATCGTGTGTCCGACACCGCCAGGCTGCTCGAAGTCGGCAAGAACAGCGCGCTGCGTGCAGCCTCGCTGGTGCAGCGCCTGTTGGCTTTTTCCCGCCAGCAGACACTGCTGCCGCAACCCGTCGATGTACAGCGGTTGGTGGCCGGCATGCACGACCTGATCCGCAGTTCGATCGATGCGCACATCGACTTGCAGGACCGGACACTGGCCGGTCAGTGGTCGATCCGCATCGACCCCCAACAGTTAGAAAACGCCCTGCTGAACCTGTGCATCAACGCCCGCGATGCCATGCCCCTGGGCGGCACCCTGCGCATTGGCTGTGAGAATGCCGAGCTCGACGACGAGCAGGCCCGCCGCCTGGACGTGCCGCCAGGGCAATTTTTGCACATACGGGTGGACGACACTGGCATGGGCATGAGCAAGGACGTGATGCAGCGTGCCCTCGACCCGTTCTTCACAACCAAACCCATGGGCCAGGGTACTGGCCTGGGGCTGTCGATGGTCTATGGCTTCGTGCGCCAGTCTGGCGGGCAATTACGCATTGACAGCACGCCTGGGCAAGGCACCAGCGTCCACCTGTATCTGCCCCGGAACGAAAGCACCACCCCCGAGCATCCTTGCGCTGCGCCTGAAAATACTGACGCCAGGCCGGTTCACAGGCCACACCGGATCATGCTGGTAGAAGACCAAGCGACCCTGCGCCTGGTACTCGGCGAAGTGCTAAAAGAGCTGGGCCACGAGGTCCAGGTTTTCGAGGACGGCCGCAGCGCACTCCAGGCGTTGCAGCACAGCCCATTGCCTGACTTGTTGATCACCGATGTTGGCCTGCCCGGCGGCATCGACGGCAACCAGCTCGCAGAGGCCTATCGGGGCCTTGCCAACGAAGCACCGGTGATACTGATCACCGGCTACGACATTGCCAGCAGCATGGCCCGAGGCTGGCCTGCAGAGCGCACCGAGGTGCTGTCCAAGCCCTTCGAGCTCAAGGCACTGGGTGAGCGGATCGATCGCTTGCTGGGCGTGGACGCGCATTTGCGTTAA
- a CDS encoding DUF3203 family protein — protein sequence MPVEIDESTRRCTLIGDHVHLEGDGPAIEIITDEQLRMSVAVLAGERVPITEAEADALTVAGAVDSRRHLKTSVPGSVI from the coding sequence ATGCCGGTTGAAATCGACGAAAGCACCCGCCGTTGCACGCTCATCGGCGACCATGTGCACCTCGAAGGCGATGGCCCTGCCATTGAAATCATCACCGATGAACAGCTGCGCATGTCGGTGGCGGTGCTGGCGGGGGAACGGGTGCCGATCACCGAAGCAGAAGCTGATGCCCTCACCGTAGCGGGTGCGGTGGATAGCCGCAGGCATCTGAAGACCAGCGTGCCAGGCTCGGTAATCTAA
- a CDS encoding hydroxymethylglutaryl-CoA lyase: protein MPLPKEVRLVEVGPRDGLQNEAQPISVADKVRLVDDLTEAGLAYIEVGSFVSPKWVPQMAGSAEVFAGIVQRPGVTYAALAPNLRGFEDALAAGVKEVAVFAAASEAFSQRNINCSISDSLKRFEPIMEAARSHGVRVRGYVSCVLGCPYEGKVSAEQVAPVARALHDMGCYEVSLGDTIGTGTAGDTRRLFDVVSAQVPRQQLAGHFHDTYGQALANVYASLLEGINVFDSSVAGLGGCPYAKGATGNIATEDVVYLLQGLGIETGIDLDRLIAAGQRISTVLGRANGSRVARARSAH from the coding sequence ATGCCCTTGCCTAAAGAAGTCCGTCTGGTCGAAGTAGGCCCCCGCGACGGTCTGCAGAACGAAGCTCAGCCCATCAGCGTCGCCGACAAGGTGCGCCTGGTTGACGACCTTACCGAAGCAGGCCTTGCCTACATCGAAGTCGGCAGCTTTGTCTCGCCCAAGTGGGTACCGCAGATGGCTGGTTCCGCAGAGGTGTTCGCAGGCATCGTGCAGCGCCCCGGTGTTACCTATGCCGCCTTGGCGCCGAACCTGCGCGGCTTCGAAGATGCGCTGGCTGCCGGGGTGAAAGAGGTGGCGGTGTTTGCCGCAGCGTCCGAGGCGTTCTCGCAGCGCAACATCAACTGCTCGATCAGCGACAGCCTCAAGCGCTTCGAGCCGATCATGGAGGCTGCGCGCAGCCACGGCGTGCGCGTGCGTGGCTATGTGTCGTGCGTCTTGGGCTGCCCTTATGAAGGCAAGGTCAGCGCCGAACAGGTCGCCCCGGTCGCCCGCGCCCTGCATGACATGGGCTGCTACGAGGTATCGCTGGGCGACACCATCGGTACCGGCACTGCAGGCGATACCCGCCGGCTGTTCGACGTGGTGTCGGCCCAGGTGCCGCGCCAGCAGTTGGCCGGGCACTTCCACGACACCTATGGCCAGGCCTTGGCCAACGTCTATGCCAGCCTGCTTGAAGGTATCAATGTGTTCGACAGCTCGGTGGCCGGGCTGGGTGGCTGCCCCTATGCCAAGGGCGCCACCGGCAATATCGCAACCGAAGACGTGGTGTACCTGCTACAGGGGCTGGGCATCGAGACGGGCATCGACCTGGACCGCCTGATCGCCGCAGGGCAACGCATCAGCACGGTGCTGGGCCGCGCCAATGGGTCGCGAGTGGCGCGCGCACGCAGCGCGCACTAG
- the ccoG gene encoding cytochrome c oxidase accessory protein CcoG, whose translation MNDRIPFTEIAAPASSAAKRHVDSGLHTRSFTGLYRNLRIGFAGALFALFFGTAWLTWNGRQAVLWDLGSSKFHIFGATFWPQDFILLSALLIICAFGLFAITVYAGRVWCGYSCPQSTWTWLFMWCEKVSEGDRNQRIKLAAAPWSLEKLARRALKHSLWLAIGLLTGLTFVGYFTPIRPLAAELLTLQLGGVALFWVLFFTAATYINAGLLREAVCLHMCPYARFQSVMFDKDTLAVAYDPRRGETRGPRKKGSDAHAQGLGDCIDCTMCVQVCPTGIDIRDGLQMACIGCAACIDACDGVMDKMGYARGLIGYKSEHSLQGGTTHWLRPRLLGYAAALVVMIGALVVALQQRPMVSLDVIKDRGLFRENAQGQIENIYLLKVINKTESTQRYHLRLLDADGFTLQGKTEFIIPAGEMSELPVSVAMLAERPTSSSQTLSFEVQDSDEPAVRSVAQSRFVAPMNR comes from the coding sequence ATGAACGATAGAATCCCCTTTACCGAGATCGCCGCGCCCGCAAGTTCAGCCGCCAAACGCCACGTTGACAGCGGCCTTCACACCCGCAGTTTCACCGGGCTGTACCGCAACCTGCGGATCGGTTTCGCGGGGGCCTTGTTCGCACTGTTCTTTGGCACTGCCTGGCTTACCTGGAACGGCCGCCAGGCAGTGCTCTGGGACTTGGGCAGCAGCAAGTTCCACATCTTCGGCGCAACGTTCTGGCCGCAGGATTTCATCCTGCTGTCTGCGCTGTTGATCATCTGCGCCTTTGGCCTGTTCGCCATCACGGTCTACGCCGGCCGCGTGTGGTGCGGGTACAGTTGCCCACAAAGTACCTGGACCTGGTTGTTCATGTGGTGCGAAAAGGTCAGCGAGGGTGACCGCAACCAGCGCATCAAGCTTGCCGCTGCCCCCTGGAGCCTGGAAAAACTGGCCCGCCGGGCGCTCAAGCACAGCCTGTGGCTGGCCATCGGCTTGCTCACCGGGCTGACCTTCGTCGGCTACTTCACCCCGATACGGCCCCTGGCGGCAGAACTGTTGACCTTGCAGTTGGGTGGCGTCGCGCTGTTTTGGGTGTTGTTCTTCACTGCCGCCACTTACATCAATGCCGGCTTGCTGCGCGAGGCAGTGTGCCTGCACATGTGCCCCTATGCCCGCTTCCAAAGCGTGATGTTCGACAAGGACACCCTGGCGGTGGCCTACGACCCGCGCCGCGGCGAAACCCGTGGCCCACGCAAGAAAGGCAGCGACGCCCACGCCCAAGGCCTGGGCGACTGCATCGACTGCACGATGTGCGTGCAGGTCTGCCCCACCGGCATCGACATCCGCGATGGCCTGCAAATGGCCTGCATTGGCTGCGCGGCCTGCATCGACGCCTGTGACGGGGTCATGGACAAGATGGGGTATGCCCGCGGCCTGATCGGTTACAAGTCTGAACACAGCCTGCAGGGCGGCACCACCCACTGGCTGCGCCCGCGCCTGTTGGGCTACGCCGCGGCACTGGTGGTGATGATCGGCGCGTTGGTAGTTGCCTTGCAACAGCGCCCGATGGTGTCGCTGGACGTGATCAAGGACCGCGGCCTGTTCCGCGAGAACGCCCAAGGCCAAATCGAGAACATCTACCTGCTCAAGGTCATCAACAAGACTGAAAGCACCCAACGTTATCACCTACGCCTGCTGGACGCTGACGGCTTCACCCTGCAGGGCAAAACAGAGTTCATCATCCCGGCTGGCGAAATGAGCGAACTGCCGGTCTCGGTGGCGATGCTTGCAGAACGCCCAACCAGCAGTTCGCAAACCTTGAGTTTCGAAGTGCAGGACAGTGACGAACCTGCCGTGCGCAGCGTGGCACAAAGCCGCTTCGTCGCACCGATGAACCGCTGA
- a CDS encoding MgtC/SapB family protein: MNPWWHPIWQTIQAEFADLGDEREVTRVLVRLLMAAVLGAVLGFEREHKGKSAGVRTHMLVSLGAALFVLAPSMAGADEQALSRVIQGIVAGIGFLGAGTILKGNGQDASHVKGLTTAAGLWMTAAIGTAAGMGREATALISTVLALLVLGTMPMLVDKVEKQDEEKQSEEEGRKH; this comes from the coding sequence ATGAACCCTTGGTGGCATCCGATTTGGCAAACCATTCAGGCCGAGTTCGCCGACCTCGGCGACGAGCGCGAAGTCACGCGGGTGCTGGTGCGCCTGCTGATGGCGGCCGTGCTGGGTGCGGTGCTGGGTTTCGAGCGTGAGCACAAAGGCAAGTCTGCCGGCGTGCGCACCCACATGCTGGTCTCACTGGGCGCTGCGCTGTTCGTGTTGGCGCCAAGCATGGCCGGGGCCGACGAGCAGGCGCTAAGCCGGGTGATCCAGGGCATTGTCGCCGGGATCGGTTTTCTGGGGGCGGGTACCATTCTCAAGGGTAACGGCCAGGACGCCAGCCATGTGAAAGGGCTGACTACCGCAGCAGGGCTGTGGATGACTGCCGCGATCGGTACGGCCGCCGGCATGGGGCGCGAAGCCACGGCATTGATCAGCACGGTGCTGGCACTGTTGGTGCTGGGCACGATGCCTATGTTGGTGGACAAGGTCGAGAAACAGGATGAGGAGAAACAGAGCGAGGAGGAGGGCAGGAAGCACTGA
- a CDS encoding hybrid sensor histidine kinase/response regulator, with the protein MPSRDLLSLRQHVEDLERRNALLESQLASHQEHDQILYRSLFDTMDEGFCIIEFFDGPHGPLSDYVHVVANAAYAKHAGIPNVVGQKLREMVPDEADDWVARYGEVLRTGEPLHFEQELVATGHVLSVTTFRVEPAERRQVAVLFKDVTARRRAELALQRMNEELEERVNAALAERRLFAEVVEHSLANVHMIDSNMRWLAINRQAKLEFHYLYGATPEVGDSVSTLMGDNLTDLNVIMPMWQRALGGEQFTITQRFGKGATQRHYELRFNCLRDPDGAILGAYLFAYDISERVAAQQRLLSAEEALRHAQKMEAVGHLSGGIAHDFNNLLGSILAAQELMQQRLQQARHDQLGSLLDVASGAAQRAAAVVHRLLAFSRQQTLQPQPTDVTQLVNDMEQLVRGSIGPSIQLHSHFPQHLWPTFIDPPQLENALLNLCINARDALPEGGAITLSGDNLTLDLQRAQGLDLAAGDYLRLGVKDNGRGMSAEVAARAVDPFFTTKPMGQGTGLGLSMVYGFVRQSGGQMRILSKPDEGTLVELYLPRHLAWQAMNSFQTPAQRPASCNTVQAGQIVLVEDQEPLRLVIHEVLEELGHDVQAFADGPSALAYLERCPPPHLLISDIGLPGGLNGRQVADRCRVRHPHIKVLFITGYDESAVLSHGQTLEASSVLTKPFDLAALVERVAQLLMH; encoded by the coding sequence ATGCCTTCCCGCGACCTGCTTTCCCTGCGCCAACATGTCGAAGACCTGGAGCGCCGTAACGCGCTGCTGGAGTCGCAGTTGGCGAGCCACCAGGAGCACGATCAGATCCTCTATCGTTCGTTGTTTGACACCATGGACGAAGGGTTCTGCATCATTGAATTCTTCGATGGGCCACATGGCCCATTGAGTGACTACGTGCATGTCGTGGCCAATGCGGCGTATGCGAAACATGCCGGCATCCCCAATGTGGTCGGGCAAAAACTGCGCGAGATGGTCCCCGATGAGGCCGACGATTGGGTAGCCCGCTACGGTGAAGTGCTGCGCACCGGCGAGCCGCTGCACTTCGAACAGGAGCTGGTTGCCACTGGCCATGTCCTGTCCGTCACGACCTTTCGCGTCGAACCCGCCGAGCGGCGCCAGGTGGCGGTGCTGTTCAAGGATGTCACCGCACGGCGTCGTGCAGAGCTGGCCTTGCAGCGCATGAACGAAGAGCTCGAAGAACGGGTCAATGCGGCGCTGGCAGAGCGCCGGTTGTTTGCCGAAGTGGTCGAGCACAGCCTGGCTAACGTGCACATGATCGATAGCAACATGCGCTGGCTGGCGATCAACCGGCAGGCCAAGCTGGAATTTCATTACCTGTACGGCGCCACCCCGGAAGTGGGCGACTCTGTGAGCACGCTGATGGGCGACAACCTCACCGACCTGAACGTGATCATGCCGATGTGGCAACGTGCGCTGGGGGGCGAGCAGTTCACAATAACTCAGCGTTTCGGCAAGGGGGCTACACAACGGCATTACGAGCTGCGCTTCAACTGCCTGCGCGACCCTGATGGTGCGATTCTTGGTGCCTACTTATTCGCGTATGACATCAGCGAACGCGTCGCCGCCCAGCAGCGCCTGCTCAGCGCTGAAGAGGCACTGCGGCATGCGCAGAAAATGGAGGCCGTGGGGCACTTGAGTGGTGGCATCGCCCATGACTTCAACAACCTGCTGGGTAGCATTCTGGCGGCCCAGGAATTGATGCAGCAACGCTTGCAACAGGCGCGTCACGACCAACTCGGCAGCCTGCTGGACGTTGCCAGTGGCGCGGCGCAGCGTGCCGCCGCCGTCGTGCATCGCCTGCTGGCGTTCTCGCGCCAGCAGACGCTGCAACCCCAGCCCACCGATGTCACCCAATTGGTCAATGACATGGAGCAGCTGGTCCGTGGCAGCATCGGTCCGTCCATCCAGTTGCACAGCCACTTCCCGCAGCACCTGTGGCCAACGTTCATCGACCCGCCACAGCTGGAAAACGCCCTGCTCAACTTGTGCATCAACGCCCGAGACGCACTGCCAGAAGGTGGCGCGATTACCCTCAGCGGCGACAACCTGACCCTTGACCTGCAGCGTGCCCAAGGGCTCGACCTGGCTGCAGGCGATTACCTGCGCCTTGGGGTCAAGGACAACGGGCGAGGCATGTCGGCAGAGGTCGCGGCGCGCGCCGTGGATCCGTTCTTCACCACCAAGCCGATGGGCCAGGGCACTGGCCTTGGGCTTTCCATGGTTTACGGCTTCGTGCGCCAGTCAGGGGGGCAGATGCGTATCCTGTCCAAGCCCGATGAAGGCACGCTGGTCGAACTGTATCTGCCCCGCCACCTTGCGTGGCAAGCGATGAACAGCTTCCAAACCCCGGCTCAGCGCCCGGCGAGTTGCAACACCGTGCAGGCTGGGCAAATCGTGCTGGTAGAAGACCAGGAGCCCCTGCGCTTGGTCATCCACGAAGTACTCGAAGAGCTCGGCCATGACGTCCAGGCATTCGCCGACGGCCCAAGCGCGCTGGCGTATCTCGAGCGCTGCCCGCCGCCGCACCTGCTGATCAGCGATATCGGCCTGCCCGGGGGCCTGAACGGTCGGCAGGTCGCCGACCGATGCCGCGTACGGCACCCGCACATAAAAGTGCTGTTCATCACCGGTTACGATGAAAGCGCTGTACTCAGCCACGGCCAAACCCTGGAAGCATCCAGTGTATTGACCAAACCCTTTGACCTGGCGGCACTCGTGGAAAGGGTCGCACAGCTGCTGATGCATTAG
- a CDS encoding SDR family oxidoreductase — translation MENVIVITGASRGIGAATALLAARQGYRICINYHADDQAAERVLGQVRALGAEAIAVRADVSVEDEIIQLFQRVDEALGPVTALVNNAGTIGQQSRVEEMSEFRLLKMMKTNVVGPMLCAKHALLRMARRHGGQGGAIVNVSSVAARLGSPNEYVDYAASKGALDTFTLGLAKEVAGEGVRVNGVRPGYIHTGFHALSGDPDRVAKLEPGLPMGRGGRPEEVAEAIVWLLSDKASYSTGSFVDLGGGR, via the coding sequence ATGGAGAATGTCATCGTCATTACTGGCGCCAGCCGAGGTATCGGCGCGGCGACAGCCCTGCTGGCCGCTCGGCAGGGGTATCGTATCTGCATCAATTACCACGCGGATGACCAGGCTGCCGAGCGCGTCCTTGGGCAGGTTCGCGCGCTTGGCGCCGAAGCGATTGCGGTGCGGGCCGATGTCAGTGTCGAGGATGAAATCATTCAGCTGTTCCAACGTGTCGATGAGGCGCTTGGCCCGGTGACTGCGCTGGTCAACAACGCGGGCACCATCGGTCAGCAGAGCCGTGTCGAGGAGATGTCCGAGTTTCGCTTGCTCAAGATGATGAAGACCAATGTCGTTGGGCCCATGCTTTGCGCCAAACATGCGCTGTTGCGCATGGCGCGTCGGCATGGCGGGCAGGGCGGGGCGATCGTCAACGTCTCTTCAGTGGCTGCGCGCCTGGGCTCGCCCAACGAATACGTCGACTACGCGGCCTCCAAGGGCGCGTTGGATACCTTTACCCTTGGCTTGGCCAAGGAAGTGGCAGGCGAGGGCGTGCGGGTCAATGGCGTGCGCCCAGGCTATATACACACCGGCTTCCATGCGCTTTCCGGTGACCCGGACCGGGTCGCCAAGCTCGAACCCGGCTTGCCCATGGGCCGCGGCGGCCGGCCAGAAGAAGTTGCCGAGGCCATTGTCTGGTTGCTCTCGGACAAGGCCTCGTATTCCACCGGCAGCTTCGTCGATTTGGGCGGCGGGCGCTGA
- a CDS encoding ATP-binding protein produces the protein MNTTDELEGLRQRIDQLEQQNSQLNSELLRLNARAQASEGYRFLFENMEEGFCIIQFIDGPLGPLSDYVHLMANPAYCRHAGLPNVVGRTLREVIPDEAHVWLDYFGTVERTGNPLYFEHELLATGRCLGLAAIRIEPAHNHQVAVIFRDVTARKRAESALQDLNAELEQRVEQAVAQSQKAEEALRQAQKVEAVGQLTGGVAHDFNNLLGGILGALELARDRVAIDQPKATITPLLESAHSAAQRAAALVHRLLAFSRQQTLQPRATDVAVLVTGMLDLISRSTGPHIELDYQCSDACWTVHIDPPQLESSLLNLCINARDALPDGGRVRIALCNVSLTSEQAAQLELTPGDYLCLSVEDNGSGMTDETLTRAVDPFFTTKPLGRGTGLGLSMVFGFVRQSGGQLHIASSLGQGTTVRLLLPRHHAQPAPAVLKPVAPAPRSNTSATKRIAVVEDVSAMRLVIAEVLHDLGHDVMMFEDGPQALAGLAEQPAPDLLISDVGLPGGINGRQLADTLRGRYTGLKVLFVTGYDESAALANGNLETDMRVLTKPFSLEALAEQVGQLLEG, from the coding sequence TTGAATACAACCGATGAGCTGGAGGGTTTACGCCAGCGAATCGATCAGCTCGAACAGCAAAACAGCCAGTTGAACAGCGAACTGTTGCGCTTGAACGCACGCGCGCAGGCGTCGGAAGGCTACCGCTTTCTGTTCGAGAACATGGAAGAAGGCTTCTGCATCATCCAGTTCATCGATGGACCGCTTGGGCCATTGAGCGATTACGTACACCTGATGGCCAACCCGGCCTACTGCAGGCATGCCGGGCTGCCCAATGTCGTGGGCCGTACCCTGCGGGAAGTGATACCCGACGAGGCCCATGTCTGGCTGGACTACTTCGGCACCGTGGAGCGGACTGGCAATCCGCTGTACTTCGAGCATGAGTTGCTTGCCACCGGCCGCTGCCTTGGGCTGGCGGCAATCCGTATCGAACCGGCCCACAACCATCAGGTGGCGGTGATCTTTCGTGATGTGACAGCGCGCAAGCGCGCTGAGAGTGCCCTTCAAGACCTCAACGCAGAGCTTGAGCAGCGTGTCGAACAAGCCGTGGCGCAGAGCCAGAAGGCCGAAGAGGCTTTGCGCCAAGCGCAGAAAGTCGAGGCTGTAGGTCAGCTGACAGGGGGCGTTGCGCACGACTTCAACAACTTGCTCGGCGGCATACTCGGCGCACTGGAGCTGGCCAGGGACAGGGTGGCCATCGACCAGCCCAAGGCAACCATCACCCCCTTGCTGGAAAGCGCCCATAGCGCGGCACAACGGGCTGCGGCGCTTGTTCATCGATTACTCGCGTTCTCCCGTCAACAGACCTTGCAGCCACGCGCCACCGACGTCGCGGTGCTGGTCACCGGCATGCTAGACCTGATCAGCCGCAGCACCGGCCCCCACATCGAACTCGACTACCAGTGCAGCGACGCTTGCTGGACGGTGCATATCGACCCTCCTCAACTTGAGAGCAGCCTGCTCAACTTGTGCATCAACGCACGCGATGCCCTGCCCGACGGGGGCAGGGTCCGTATCGCCCTGTGCAATGTCTCGTTGACCAGCGAGCAAGCTGCGCAGCTTGAGCTGACGCCTGGCGACTACCTCTGCCTCAGCGTCGAAGACAACGGCAGTGGCATGACGGATGAGACCCTGACCCGCGCCGTCGACCCGTTCTTCACCACCAAACCGCTTGGCCGCGGCACGGGCCTGGGGTTGTCGATGGTCTTCGGTTTTGTGCGCCAGTCCGGTGGGCAACTGCACATCGCATCGTCCCTGGGCCAGGGCACCACGGTGCGCTTGCTGCTGCCGAGACACCACGCGCAGCCTGCGCCTGCCGTACTCAAACCCGTTGCACCGGCACCGCGCTCCAATACAAGCGCGACAAAGCGAATCGCCGTGGTCGAAGATGTAAGCGCCATGCGCCTGGTGATTGCTGAAGTGCTGCATGACCTGGGCCACGACGTGATGATGTTCGAAGATGGCCCCCAAGCGCTTGCAGGCTTGGCAGAGCAACCCGCGCCCGACCTGCTGATCAGCGACGTGGGCTTGCCGGGCGGGATCAACGGGCGCCAGTTGGCCGACACGTTGCGCGGGCGTTACACCGGGCTCAAGGTGCTCTTCGTCACGGGCTACGACGAAAGTGCAGCGCTGGCTAACGGCAACCTGGAAACCGACATGCGCGTGCTGACCAAGCCCTTCAGCCTCGAGGCACTGGCCGAGCAGGTCGGCCAGTTACTGGAAGGATAA
- the mapR gene encoding GntR family transcriptional regulator MpaR (MapR regulates genes involved in Pseudomonas quinolone signal (PQS) production and anthranilate metabolism): MKRYERFADDIAELIRSGVLGPGQRVPSVRYASQTHGVSPSTVFQAYYLLERRGLIRARPRSGYFVNAHAPRQFCEPQALQPVSESTDVDVSALVFSILDSIKDPNTVPFGSAFPSPELFPLQRLSRSLASASRAMDPRMVVTDLSPGNPQLRRQIALRYMVGGLMLPMEELLITNGALEALNLCLQAVTEPGDLVAIEAPAFYACLQVLERLKLKAVEIPVHPREGMDLSVLAQTLEKHPVKAVWCMTNFQNPVGASMPEAKKQALVELLARHQVPLIEDDVYAELYYAQQAPKPAKAFDTQGLVMHCGSFAKSLAPGYRIGWVAAGRFAQKIERLKLMTSLCASMPAQAAIADYLQHGGYDRHLRKLRYALEGQQANMLAAISRHFPAQTRVSQPSGGYFLWLELPEQMDALKLFHMALAQGISIAPGPIFSPTRRFGNCIRLNYGSPWHDGAEKAMETLGRIIRSF, translated from the coding sequence ATGAAACGCTACGAACGATTCGCCGATGACATTGCCGAACTGATCCGCTCGGGTGTGCTAGGCCCTGGCCAGCGGGTGCCCTCGGTGCGCTATGCCAGCCAGACCCACGGGGTCAGCCCATCCACGGTGTTCCAGGCCTATTACCTGCTGGAACGGCGCGGGTTGATCCGCGCGCGCCCGCGTTCGGGGTACTTCGTCAACGCCCATGCACCGCGCCAGTTCTGCGAGCCGCAGGCCTTGCAGCCGGTCAGCGAGTCCACCGATGTCGACGTCAGCGCGCTGGTGTTCTCCATCCTCGACTCGATAAAGGACCCCAACACCGTGCCGTTCGGTTCGGCCTTCCCAAGCCCCGAACTGTTCCCGCTGCAGCGTTTGTCGCGCTCGCTGGCCAGTGCCAGCCGTGCGATGGACCCGCGCATGGTGGTCACCGACCTGTCGCCCGGCAACCCTCAATTGCGCCGGCAGATTGCCCTGCGCTACATGGTCGGCGGGCTGATGTTGCCGATGGAAGAGCTGCTGATCACCAATGGCGCGCTGGAAGCCCTGAACCTGTGCCTGCAAGCCGTGACCGAACCCGGCGACCTGGTGGCGATCGAAGCGCCGGCCTTCTATGCCTGCCTACAAGTGTTGGAGCGGCTCAAACTCAAAGCTGTGGAAATTCCCGTTCACCCCCGCGAAGGCATGGACCTGAGCGTGCTGGCGCAGACCCTGGAGAAGCACCCGGTCAAGGCCGTATGGTGCATGACCAACTTCCAGAACCCGGTAGGCGCCAGCATGCCGGAGGCCAAGAAGCAGGCGCTGGTGGAGTTGCTGGCACGCCATCAGGTGCCGCTGATCGAAGACGACGTCTACGCCGAACTGTATTACGCGCAACAGGCACCCAAACCCGCCAAGGCCTTCGACACCCAAGGCCTGGTGATGCACTGCGGTTCGTTCGCCAAGAGCCTGGCGCCCGGCTACCGCATCGGCTGGGTGGCCGCCGGGCGTTTCGCGCAGAAGATCGAACGCCTCAAGTTGATGACTTCGCTCTGCGCATCGATGCCGGCACAGGCGGCCATCGCCGACTACCTGCAACACGGCGGCTATGACCGCCACTTGCGCAAGCTGCGCTACGCGCTGGAAGGCCAGCAAGCCAACATGCTCGCCGCCATCTCCCGCCACTTCCCGGCGCAGACGCGGGTCAGCCAACCGTCTGGGGGCTACTTCCTGTGGCTTGAACTGCCAGAGCAGATGGATGCGCTCAAGCTGTTCCACATGGCCTTGGCCCAGGGCATCAGCATCGCGCCCGGCCCCATCTTTTCACCGACCCGTCGCTTCGGTAATTGCATCCGCCTGAACTACGGCAGCCCCTGGCATGACGGCGCCGAAAAGGCCATGGAAACCCTGGGGCGAATCATTCGTTCATTTTGA